The genomic stretch GTGGCGGGGCAGAACATCGTGCCGCGGGGCAGCGAGGCCAGCGCGGGGGCGATCCTCCTGCGGGCGGGGCAGCGGCTGGGCTTTGCGGAGATCGGGCTGGCGGCGCAGGCGGGGGCCTGCGAGGTGGCGGTGCACCGGAAGCCGCGGGTGGCCATCCTTTCCACGGGTGACGAAGTGGTGGCGATGGAGGATACGCCCGGAGCGTTTCAGATCCGCAACAGCAACAGCCTTTCGCTGGCGGCGCAGGTGCGCATCGCGGGTGGCGAACCGGTGGAACTGGGCAACGCGCCGGACCGCATGGAGGTGCTGCGCTCGCACATCGAGGAGGGGTTGCAGGCGGATGTGCTGGTACTTTCGGGCGGGGTGTCCATGGGGAAGTATGATCTGGTGGAGCCGGTGCTGCGCGAACTGGGGGCGGAATTCTTCTTCGATGCGGTGGCCATCCGGCCCGGCAAGCCGGCGGTGTTCGCAATCTGCCAGGGCAAGCCGGTGTTCGGGCTGCCGGGGAATCCGGTGTCCACGATGGTGACCTTTGAGCTGTTCGCGACGGCGGCGGTGGACCTCTTGAGCGGGATGGAGGCGCGGGAACTGCCCCTGCTGCGGGCGCGCCTGGGCGAGGCGGTGCGGCAGAAGAATGCGCTGACGCATTTTCTGCCTGCGCGGCTGGAGTGGAGCAGCGGAGAAGCGGTAGTGCGGGAGTTGCACTGGAAAGGGTCGGGGGATGTGGCGGCGCTGGGGCGCGCCAACTGCTTTCTGGTGGTGGATGGCGACCAAGGCGAGCTGGCGGCGGGGGAGTGGGGGGTGGTGTTGCCGCGGCGGGATGTGCTCTGATGGGGCGAGACGAAATTCGAAATACGAAATGCGAAACTCGAAATAGGAAATTCGAAATACGAAATTCGAAACGCGAAATACGAAACTCGAAATTCGAAATTCGGCCGGCAGTGGAACAGGTAGAAGAGAGGGGCGAAGAAGACAGGCAGGAATGCCGGTCCTGGTGAGATGAGCAAACTGACGCATTACGGGAAGAGCGGGGAAGTGCGCATGGTGGACGTGACGGGGAAAGCGGTGACGTCGCGGACGGCAGTGGCGCAGGGGTTTGTGAAGATGGCGCCGCGGGTGGTGCGGGAGGTACGGCGGTTGCGGAACCCCAAGGGCAATCCGCTGGAGATCGCGCGGATTGCGGGAATCGCGGCGGCCAAGCGCACAGCGGAGTGGATACCTCTTTGTCACCCTCTGCCCCTCACGCGGATTGATGTGACTGCGCGGCTATGCCAGAATGGCGTGGAACTTCGCTCCCGGGTGACAGCCACGGCCCAGACGGGCGTGGAGATGGAAGCGCTGGTCGCGGTCTCCGCCGCAGCCCTCACGGTCTACGACATGTGCAAAGCTCTCGATAAGAGCATGGAAATCCGGGAGATCTTTCTGGTCGAGAAGACGGGCGGGAAGAGCGGGCCGTATTTGCGGAAGAGGCCAGAGGCGAAGGGCGCGAGGAGCGGAAAGCGATGAGCGCGGCGGGGTCCACAACGGTACGGCTGCTGGTGGCGGAGGACAATCCGCTGGTGCTGGAGCTGATCGTCAAGGGCCTCGAGCCGCACTGCGAAGTGACCGCCGCGAAGGACGGGGGCGACGCGCTGCTGAAGATCGTGGATTCCCCGCCGGACGTGATTCTCTGCGATTACAAGATGCCGGGGCTGGACGGGCGGCAACTCTACGAGAAGCTGCGGGCGCGGGAGCAGACGCGGCAGATACCATTTCTGTTCATCGCCAGCCGCGCGGATATCGAAGAGAAGCTGCGGCCGCTGGTGGAGGGCGTCGAGGAGTTCATCCCCAAACCGTTTTTCGTGAAGGACCTGGTGCGCATCGCGAAGAAGGTGGTGGACCGGCTGCACCTGGAGAAATTGCAGAAACGGGCGTCACGGCCGGGTGTGATCCAAGGGCGGCTGGAAGAGATGAGCATCATCGACCTGATGCAGTCGCTGGAAATCGGCGCGAAGTCCTGCCGGCTGCTGGTGCGCCGCGGGAATGAGCAGGGGGAGATGTACTTCGCGAACGGGCAGTGCAACGACGCGAAGCTGGGGGCTCTGGAGGGCGACGAGGCGGCCTACAAGGTCATCCTGTGGACCGCCGGCGAATTCGAAATCGATTTCAACGCGGCGAATGCTTCGACGCGGACCACCACCACGAAAAACACCACGGGCCTCCTGATGGAAGCGATGCGGCTGATGGACGAAGCCAACCGCGACGCGGTCGAAACGCAGTAACCCCTCCCATGCGAGTAGCCGTCCTTACAGTGAGCGATTCGGTGAGCCGCGGCGAGTACGAAGACCGCTCCGGGCCGGCCGTGGGCGATTTCTGCCGCGCGCGGCTGTGGACCGTGGGGGTAAGCGCGGTGGTGCCGGACGAGCGGGAACAGATTGAAGGGCGGCTGCGCGAGTGGGCGGACTCCGGCGCGTATGACGTGCTCTTGACCACCGGGGGAACTGGCATTGGGCCGCGCGATCTGACGCCGGAAGCGACCACGGCGCTGTGCCAGCGGCTGATCCCGGGACTGGCGGAAGAGATGCGGCGCCGGGGCGTGCAGTCCACGCCGCGGGCGGTGCTGTCGCGCTCGGTGGCCGGGGTGCGCGGCACCACGCTGATCGTGAACCTGCCGGGAAGCCCGAAGGGAGCGGTGGAGTCGCTGGCCGCTATTGCCGATTTGCTGCCGCACTGCGCCAAGGTAGTGCGCGGCGCCCGCCACGAGTAGGACCCTTTCCCTCCAAAGCACAGATTGATTCTTGTTCCGAACAGAGTGGGTTCGTTTCATCGGCGAACGAAGAGAGATTCCCCGACTTCGCGAGCCGATACGGCCGGGGAATGACGAAGCCGCTCATTAGAAATTTGTGAGGCAGCAGGCAGGACGGCGCAGCCATTCTTATTGAAGATGTCAGCGGGGAACGATGGGGAAAACGATGCGGGAGGGGTGGCGGGGGTCGTGGAGGATGCGGATGTGGCCGAGTCGCGAACGGGCGGAGGTCATCTCCGATTCGCCGGTTTGCAGGTTGCGGGAGAAATGGGGGTGGAAGGCGGCGGAGATCTGCACGCGGATGCGGTGGCCGGCGCGGAAGAGGTTGCTGGTGAGCATGCGGTCGAGGACCAGGCGGTAAGGGCGGCCGGGAACGAGGAGTTGAGGCTGCCGGGTGTTGTTGCGGGAGCTGGCGCGGAGGACGTCGAGGCCGGGGCTCATGAGGTTCCAGGCGGAGCCGTCGGGGGCGACATCAAGAACGCGGACCCACAGGTCGAGGTCGGGAACGTCGGCGGAGAGGAACATTTCGGCGCGGATGGGGCCGGTGACTTCGGTGTCGGCGGGGAGCGGCGTGGAGTCGAAGACGAGGACGTCGTCGCGGCCGGCGAGCGAGCGGTAGTCGTGGGCGCCGAAGGAGTCGTAGGGGTCGGTGACGGGGTGCGCGGGGTCGGAGCGGAATTCGCTGTAGGCGGCGGAGGATTTCGGCGGAGCGGGACGCAATTGCCCGGCGCGTGCGGCGGTGGAATCCGCGGCGAGATAGAGGGGCCGGGAATGAGCGCGGGCGAGGGGCCAGGCGTCTTCGTCGCGCCAGGCATTTTCGCCCATGATGAAAAGACGCACGGGCTTTTCGGTATCCGTTCCGTTAGCGATGCCCCGGAGGTAGTGGTCCATCCAGCGGAGAATCAGTTCGTCGTAGTCGATGGCGGCGCCAGGGCCGAAGCCGACGTCGCCGGCTTTCGACTTTTCCTGGCCGCCATGCGTCCAGGCGCCGATGATGGTGCGGGTGCGGGGATTTTTCCCGGCGCGGCGGGCGGCGCGCAGGCCGTTGAAATTGGTGGTGGCGCCGTCGGGGCCGTAGGCCTCGTCGTACCAGCCGGAGAGGTTGAGCACGGCGGCTGTGACGCGGGAGTATTTGGTGCGCAACTCGGCCCAATCCCACCAGGGATCGGCGGGCGGGTGGGCGAGCCAGTCGTAATAGAAGGGCGCGGCGTCCTTGAAGTCGGGGAGGTCGCGCAGAGGCAGGAAACCCTGCAGGCGCGGGGCTTCACGCTTCCAGGAGGCGGCGGCCTCGTCGCGAGTGCGATCGCCGGGGAGATTTTTGCGGCGGCGGGCGTCGGGAGCGATGTTCAGCCAGATCCAGTCGAGCCAGGAGCAGTCGAAGACGCCGCCGGAATAGAAGAAATTGCGCGGGGTGGAGAAGGTCATGGCGGGAACCATGGCTTTGAGGTGTGGAGGGTTCTCGACGGCGGCGAGCCACTGCACGGCGCCGGGATAGGAGAGACCGAAGGTGCCGATGTTGCCGTCGGACCAGGGCTGGCGTGCGGCCCACTCGATGGTGTCGTAGCCGTCGCGCCCTTCGTTCTGGTAGGCGCGGAATTCGCCGCCGGAGGCGTAGCGCCCGCGGACGTCCTG from Terriglobia bacterium encodes the following:
- a CDS encoding molybdopterin molybdotransferase MoeA, coding for MISYQQARQLVIREVSALRKTTGAERRALREALGYVLAESVAADREYPPFDRATRDGYAVRAAEAQPGAALPCFGEWKAGDASLVPLVPGSCVQIMTGAGVPPGADAVVMVEHTSREGERVKFARAAVAGQNIVPRGSEASAGAILLRAGQRLGFAEIGLAAQAGACEVAVHRKPRVAILSTGDEVVAMEDTPGAFQIRNSNSLSLAAQVRIAGGEPVELGNAPDRMEVLRSHIEEGLQADVLVLSGGVSMGKYDLVEPVLRELGAEFFFDAVAIRPGKPAVFAICQGKPVFGLPGNPVSTMVTFELFATAAVDLLSGMEARELPLLRARLGEAVRQKNALTHFLPARLEWSSGEAVVRELHWKGSGDVAALGRANCFLVVDGDQGELAAGEWGVVLPRRDVL
- the moaC gene encoding cyclic pyranopterin monophosphate synthase MoaC, which translates into the protein MSKLTHYGKSGEVRMVDVTGKAVTSRTAVAQGFVKMAPRVVREVRRLRNPKGNPLEIARIAGIAAAKRTAEWIPLCHPLPLTRIDVTARLCQNGVELRSRVTATAQTGVEMEALVAVSAAALTVYDMCKALDKSMEIREIFLVEKTGGKSGPYLRKRPEAKGARSGKR
- a CDS encoding response regulator, producing MSAAGSTTVRLLVAEDNPLVLELIVKGLEPHCEVTAAKDGGDALLKIVDSPPDVILCDYKMPGLDGRQLYEKLRAREQTRQIPFLFIASRADIEEKLRPLVEGVEEFIPKPFFVKDLVRIAKKVVDRLHLEKLQKRASRPGVIQGRLEEMSIIDLMQSLEIGAKSCRLLVRRGNEQGEMYFANGQCNDAKLGALEGDEAAYKVILWTAGEFEIDFNAANASTRTTTTKNTTGLLMEAMRLMDEANRDAVETQ
- a CDS encoding MogA/MoaB family molybdenum cofactor biosynthesis protein; its protein translation is MRVAVLTVSDSVSRGEYEDRSGPAVGDFCRARLWTVGVSAVVPDEREQIEGRLREWADSGAYDVLLTTGGTGIGPRDLTPEATTALCQRLIPGLAEEMRRRGVQSTPRAVLSRSVAGVRGTTLIVNLPGSPKGAVESLAAIADLLPHCAKVVRGARHE
- a CDS encoding CocE/NonD family hydrolase, whose protein sequence is MRRLLYLTGVLLFAAILPLTPRAQQPSALPGAAVVTRDVPVPMRDAVILRADLLLPQAAGKFPVLVYRTPYGKEAALAEYSTFSKAVARGYAVVVQDVRGRYASGGEFRAYQNEGRDGYDTIEWAARQPWSDGNIGTFGLSYPGAVQWLAAVENPPHLKAMVPAMTFSTPRNFFYSGGVFDCSWLDWIWLNIAPDARRRKNLPGDRTRDEAAASWKREAPRLQGFLPLRDLPDFKDAAPFYYDWLAHPPADPWWDWAELRTKYSRVTAAVLNLSGWYDEAYGPDGATTNFNGLRAARRAGKNPRTRTIIGAWTHGGQEKSKAGDVGFGPGAAIDYDELILRWMDHYLRGIANGTDTEKPVRLFIMGENAWRDEDAWPLARAHSRPLYLAADSTAARAGQLRPAPPKSSAAYSEFRSDPAHPVTDPYDSFGAHDYRSLAGRDDVLVFDSTPLPADTEVTGPIRAEMFLSADVPDLDLWVRVLDVAPDGSAWNLMSPGLDVLRASSRNNTRQPQLLVPGRPYRLVLDRMLTSNLFRAGHRIRVQISAAFHPHFSRNLQTGESEMTSARSRLGHIRILHDPRHPSRIVFPIVPR